A part of Variovorax sp. HW608 genomic DNA contains:
- the rplK gene encoding 50S ribosomal protein L11 → MAKKIVGFIKLQVPAGKANPSPPIGPALGQRGLNIMEFCKAFNAQTQGVEPGLPLPVVITAFADKSFTFIIKTPPAITLIKKAIKLEKGSARPHTDKVGKITRAQLEEIAKTKMKDLTAADLDAAVRTIAGSARSMGVNVEGV, encoded by the coding sequence ATGGCGAAGAAAATCGTCGGCTTCATCAAGCTGCAAGTGCCAGCTGGTAAAGCCAATCCGTCGCCGCCGATCGGCCCCGCACTGGGCCAGCGCGGTCTGAACATCATGGAGTTCTGCAAGGCGTTCAACGCGCAGACCCAGGGCGTCGAGCCGGGTCTGCCGCTGCCGGTGGTCATCACCGCGTTCGCTGACAAGAGCTTCACCTTCATCATCAAGACGCCGCCGGCGATCACCTTGATCAAGAAGGCCATCAAGCTCGAAAAGGGCTCCGCACGTCCGCACACCGACAAGGTCGGCAAGATCACGCGCGCACAGCTCGAAGAAATCGCCAAGACCAAGATGAAGGACCTGACCGCGGCCGACCTGGACGCCGCAGTTCGCACCATCGCTGGTTCGGCACGCTCGATGGGCGTGAATGTGGAGGGCGTGTAA
- the tuf gene encoding elongation factor Tu, whose amino-acid sequence MAKGKFTRTKPHVNVGTIGHVDHGKTTLTAAIATVLSSKFGGEAKAYDQIDAAPEEKARGITINTAHVEYETANRHYAHVDCPGHADYVKNMITGAAQMDGAILVCSAADGPMPQTREHILLARQVGVGYIIVYLNKCDMVDDKELLELVEMEVRELLDKYEFPGDATPIIHGSAKLALEGDKGELGEGSIMKLAEALDTYIPTPERAVDGTFLMPVEDVFSISGRGTVVTGAVERGIIKVGDEIEIVGIRPTQKTTCTGVEMFRKLLDQGQAGDNVGVLLRGTKREEVERGQVLCKPGSIKPHTHFTAEVYVLSKDEGGRHTPFFNNYRPQFYFRTTDVTGSIELPKDKEMVMPGDNVSITVKLINPIAMEEGLRFAIREGGRTVGSGVVAKILDI is encoded by the coding sequence ATGGCAAAAGGAAAATTCACCCGCACGAAGCCGCACGTGAACGTGGGCACGATTGGTCACGTTGACCATGGCAAGACGACTCTGACGGCGGCGATCGCGACCGTGCTGTCGAGCAAGTTCGGCGGCGAAGCCAAGGCCTACGACCAGATCGACGCGGCGCCCGAAGAAAAGGCGCGTGGCATCACGATCAACACCGCGCACGTCGAGTACGAGACGGCCAACCGCCACTACGCGCACGTGGACTGCCCCGGCCACGCCGACTACGTGAAGAACATGATCACCGGCGCTGCCCAGATGGACGGCGCCATCCTGGTGTGCTCGGCCGCTGACGGCCCGATGCCCCAGACCCGCGAGCACATCCTGCTGGCCCGCCAGGTGGGTGTGGGCTACATCATCGTCTACCTGAACAAGTGCGACATGGTGGACGACAAGGAGCTGCTCGAGCTGGTCGAGATGGAAGTTCGCGAACTGCTCGACAAGTACGAGTTCCCGGGCGACGCCACCCCGATCATCCACGGCTCGGCCAAGCTGGCGCTGGAAGGCGACAAGGGCGAGCTGGGCGAAGGCTCGATCATGAAGCTGGCCGAGGCGCTGGACACCTACATCCCCACGCCCGAGCGCGCGGTGGACGGCACGTTCCTGATGCCGGTGGAAGACGTGTTCTCGATCTCCGGTCGCGGCACGGTGGTGACCGGCGCTGTGGAGCGCGGCATCATCAAGGTCGGCGATGAAATCGAGATCGTCGGTATCCGCCCGACCCAGAAGACCACCTGCACGGGCGTGGAAATGTTCCGCAAGCTGCTGGACCAGGGTCAGGCTGGCGACAACGTGGGCGTGCTGCTGCGCGGCACCAAGCGCGAAGAAGTCGAGCGCGGCCAGGTGCTGTGCAAGCCCGGTTCGATCAAGCCGCACACGCACTTCACCGCCGAGGTGTACGTGCTGAGCAAGGACGAGGGCGGCCGCCACACGCCGTTCTTCAACAACTATCGTCCGCAGTTCTACTTCCGCACGACGGACGTGACCGGCTCGATCGAGTTGCCCAAGGACAAGGAAATGGTCATGCCCGGCGACAACGTGTCCATCACGGTGAAGCTGATCAACCCGATCGCCATGGAAGAAGGCCTGCGCTTCGCGATCCGCGAAGGCGGCCGCACCGTCGGCTCGGGCGTCGTGGCCAAGATCCTCGACATCTGA
- the rplJ gene encoding 50S ribosomal protein L10: protein MSLNRSEKEAVINEVTSLAAKAQTLVMAEYRGITVADMTKLRTEARSKGVSLSVLKNTLARRAVAGSAFEIVGDQMTGPLIYGFSEDAVAAAKVVADFAKTNDKLVIRGGAFGGKALDVDGVKQLANIPSKEVLLAQLLGLMQSPISRTARVLAALAEKRGGGETQAEAPAEGVAA from the coding sequence TTGAGTCTGAATCGCAGTGAGAAAGAAGCGGTCATCAATGAAGTGACCAGCCTCGCCGCAAAAGCTCAAACGCTCGTGATGGCGGAATACCGTGGCATCACGGTTGCCGATATGACCAAACTGCGCACCGAAGCGCGCAGCAAGGGTGTGAGCCTCAGCGTGTTGAAGAACACGCTGGCCCGCCGTGCTGTCGCCGGCAGCGCGTTTGAGATCGTCGGCGACCAGATGACCGGTCCGCTGATCTATGGCTTCTCCGAAGACGCCGTGGCTGCCGCGAAGGTGGTGGCCGATTTCGCGAAGACCAACGACAAGTTGGTGATTCGCGGTGGCGCATTCGGTGGCAAGGCCCTGGACGTCGACGGCGTGAAGCAACTGGCCAACATTCCTTCGAAGGAAGTGTTGCTGGCGCAGCTGCTGGGCTTGATGCAATCCCCGATCTCGCGCACGGCCCGTGTCCTGGCCGCGCTCGCCGAGAAGCGTGGTGGTGGCGAAACGCAGGCGGAAGCTCCCGCAGAAGGAGTCGCCGCCTAA
- a CDS encoding uracil-DNA glycosylase yields MSAGQLVSSNPADWPVAAGWQPLVDEFFGGPVGQRLLGFLQERLDAGAVIFPPRPLRALELTPPEDVRVVILGQDPYHGRGQAEGLAFSVAPGVPLPPSLRNIFKELQRDLGAPPPAFPDPGGSLVKWATHGVLLLNTCLTVEEGQPASHSGRGWEVLTDAVIRHVANLGQPSVFMLWGSHAQSKRSLIDTNRHKVLVANHPSPLSALRPPLPFIGCGHFGEARAWRDAQRA; encoded by the coding sequence ATGAGCGCGGGTCAACTGGTCAGCAGCAATCCTGCCGACTGGCCCGTGGCGGCCGGCTGGCAGCCGCTGGTCGACGAGTTCTTCGGCGGCCCCGTCGGGCAGAGGCTGCTGGGCTTCCTGCAGGAGCGGCTGGATGCGGGCGCGGTGATCTTCCCGCCGCGTCCGCTGCGGGCGCTGGAGCTGACCCCGCCCGAGGACGTTCGCGTCGTGATCCTGGGCCAGGACCCTTATCACGGGCGCGGTCAGGCCGAGGGGCTTGCCTTCTCGGTGGCGCCCGGCGTGCCACTGCCGCCGTCGCTGCGCAATATCTTCAAGGAGCTCCAGCGGGACCTTGGCGCGCCGCCGCCGGCTTTCCCGGATCCCGGCGGCAGCCTCGTCAAGTGGGCGACGCACGGCGTGCTGCTGCTCAACACCTGCCTCACCGTCGAGGAGGGACAGCCCGCCAGCCACTCCGGGCGGGGTTGGGAAGTGCTCACGGACGCAGTGATCCGCCACGTCGCGAATCTCGGGCAGCCGAGCGTCTTCATGCTTTGGGGGTCGCATGCGCAGAGCAAGCGCTCGCTGATCGACACAAATCGTCACAAGGTCCTGGTGGCCAACCATCCCTCGCCGCTGTCGGCGCTGCGGCCGCCACTGCCTTTCATCGGCTGCGGCCACTTCGGCGAAGCGAGGGCCTGGCGCGATGCCCAGCGCGCCTGA
- the nusG gene encoding transcription termination/antitermination protein NusG, producing the protein MTDEAIDVAPEGGHVLAPAANPDFRWYVVHAYSGMEKAVERNITERITRAGMQDKFGRILVPTEEVVEVKNGQKRTTERRFFPGYVLVEMIMDDESWHLVKHTNKVTGFVGGAKNRPAPISQKEVEDIVSQMQQGTEKPRHKVEFIVGEFVRVKEGPFTDFNGTVEEVNYEKNKVRVSVMIFGRATPVELEFAQVEKT; encoded by the coding sequence ATGACTGACGAAGCCATCGACGTTGCGCCGGAAGGCGGACATGTGCTGGCCCCGGCCGCCAATCCCGACTTCCGCTGGTATGTGGTGCATGCGTACTCCGGCATGGAGAAGGCCGTGGAGCGGAACATCACGGAGCGCATCACGCGCGCCGGCATGCAGGACAAGTTCGGCCGGATCCTGGTTCCGACCGAGGAAGTGGTCGAGGTCAAGAACGGCCAGAAGCGCACCACCGAGCGCCGCTTCTTCCCGGGCTACGTCCTGGTCGAGATGATCATGGACGACGAGAGCTGGCACCTCGTGAAGCACACCAACAAGGTGACGGGCTTCGTTGGCGGCGCCAAGAATCGGCCGGCCCCGATTTCGCAGAAGGAAGTCGAGGACATCGTCAGCCAGATGCAGCAGGGCACCGAGAAGCCGCGCCACAAGGTCGAGTTCATCGTCGGCGAGTTCGTGCGCGTCAAGGAAGGTCCTTTCACCGACTTCAACGGCACGGTCGAGGAAGTCAACTACGAAAAGAACAAGGTTCGCGTGTCGGTCATGATCTTCGGTCGTGCCACGCCGGTCGAACTCGAGTTTGCGCAGGTCGAAAAGACTTAA
- the rpoB gene encoding DNA-directed RNA polymerase subunit beta, with amino-acid sequence MAQTSTYSYTERKRIRKNFGSRDSVVEIPYLLQMQKDAYTAFLQAGVPPQKRTVEGLQAAFHAAFPIVSHNGFVEMKFLEYNLAKPAFDVRECQTRGLTFASAVRAKVQLIIYDRESSTPQSKVVKEVKEQEVYMGEVPLMTDKGSFIINGTERVIVSQLHRSPGVFFEHDKGKTHSSGKLLFSARVIPYRGSWLDFEFDPKDMLYFRVDRRRKMPVTILLKAIGLNPESILANFFVNDNFRLMDSGAQMEFVSERLRGEVARFDITDKSGKVVVAKDKRVTARHTRELEQSGTTHISVPEDFLIGRVVARNIVDPDSGEILAKANDELTESLLKKLRSAGVQEIQCIYTNELDQGAYISQTLRIDETADEFAARVAIYRMMRPGEPPTEDAVQALFQRLFYNPDTYDLSRVGRMKFNAKVGRDESTGPMVLTNEDILAVVKILVDLRNGRGEVDDIDHLGNRRVRCVGELAENQYRTGLARIEKAVKERLGQAEQEPLMPHDLINSKPISAALKEFFGASQLSQFMDQTNPLSEITHKRRVSALGPGGLTRERAGFEVRDVHVTHYGRVCPIETPEGPNIGLINSLALYARLNEYGFIETPYRRVVDSKVTNEIDYLSAIEEGKYVIAQANAALDKEGRLTGDLVSARETGESILVSAERVQYMDVSPAQIVSVAASLVPFLEHDDANRALMGANMQRQAVPVLRPEKPFVGTGIERVSAVDSGTVVTATRGGVVDYVDATRIVVRVNDAEAAAGEVGVDIYNLIKYQRSNQNTNIHQRPIVKRGDKIAKGDVIADGASTDLGELALGQNMLIGFMPWNGYNFEDSILISERVVAEDRYTSIHIEELVVMARDTKLGAEEITRDIPNLAEQQLNRLDESGIIYVGAEVQPGDTLVGKVTPKGETTLTPEEKLLRAIFGEKASDVKDTSLRVDQGSQGTVIDVQVFTREGITRDKRAQQIIDDELKRFRLDLNDQLRIVEADAFDRIEKLLTGRVANGGPNKLAKGTKLDKAYLSSIEKFHWFDIRPAEDDVAAQLESIKNSLEQTRHSFDLAFEEKRKKLTQGDELPAGVLKMVKVYLAVKRRLQPGDKMAGRHGNKGVVSKIVPVEDMPHMADGTPCDICLNPLGVPSRMNVGQVLEVHLGWAAKGVGQRIGDLLQAEAKVAELRKFFEDLYNGSGRKEELNALSDADVIEMAQNLSQGVPFATPVFDGASEEEIRGMLKLAYPDDIAKLKGLSESRTQAYLYDGRTGERFERPVTVGYMHFLKLHHLVDDKMHARSTGPYSLVTQQPLGGKAQFGGQRFGEMEVWALEAYGASYVLQEMLTVKSDDVQGRTKVYESIVKGEHSIEAGMPESFNVLVKEIRSLGLDIELERS; translated from the coding sequence ATGGCCCAAACGTCCACGTACAGTTACACCGAACGCAAGCGCATCCGAAAGAATTTCGGCAGCCGCGACAGCGTCGTCGAAATCCCCTACCTGCTGCAGATGCAAAAAGACGCGTACACCGCGTTCCTGCAAGCGGGTGTCCCGCCGCAGAAGCGGACGGTGGAAGGCCTGCAGGCCGCCTTCCACGCGGCGTTCCCGATCGTCTCGCACAACGGTTTCGTCGAGATGAAATTCCTCGAGTACAACCTGGCGAAGCCGGCTTTCGACGTGCGCGAGTGCCAGACCCGTGGTCTGACCTTCGCCTCGGCCGTGCGCGCCAAGGTGCAGCTGATCATCTACGACCGCGAGTCCTCGACGCCGCAGTCGAAGGTGGTCAAGGAAGTCAAGGAGCAGGAGGTCTACATGGGCGAAGTGCCGCTCATGACGGACAAGGGCTCGTTCATCATCAACGGTACCGAGCGCGTCATCGTGTCGCAGCTCCACCGTTCGCCGGGCGTGTTCTTCGAGCACGACAAGGGCAAGACGCACAGCTCGGGCAAGCTGCTGTTCTCGGCCCGCGTGATTCCCTACCGCGGCTCGTGGCTCGACTTCGAGTTCGACCCCAAGGACATGCTGTACTTCCGCGTCGACCGTCGCCGCAAGATGCCGGTCACGATCCTGCTGAAGGCGATCGGCCTGAATCCGGAATCGATCCTCGCGAACTTCTTCGTCAACGACAACTTCCGCCTCATGGACAGCGGCGCGCAGATGGAGTTCGTCTCCGAGCGCCTGCGCGGCGAAGTGGCGCGCTTCGACATCACCGACAAGTCGGGCAAGGTCGTCGTCGCCAAGGACAAGCGCGTCACCGCTCGCCACACGCGCGAGCTCGAGCAGTCGGGCACCACGCACATCAGCGTGCCGGAAGATTTCCTGATCGGCCGCGTGGTCGCTCGCAACATCGTCGATCCCGACTCGGGCGAAATCCTGGCCAAGGCCAACGACGAGCTGACCGAGTCGCTGCTGAAGAAGCTGCGTTCCGCCGGTGTGCAGGAGATCCAGTGCATCTACACCAACGAGCTCGACCAGGGCGCGTACATCTCGCAGACCCTGCGCATCGACGAAACCGCCGATGAGTTCGCCGCCCGCGTGGCCATCTACCGCATGATGCGCCCCGGCGAGCCGCCGACGGAAGACGCGGTGCAGGCCCTGTTCCAGCGCCTGTTCTACAACCCCGACACCTACGACCTGTCGCGCGTCGGCCGGATGAAGTTCAACGCCAAGGTCGGCCGCGACGAGTCGACCGGCCCGATGGTCCTGACCAACGAAGACATCCTGGCCGTGGTCAAGATCCTGGTCGACCTGCGCAACGGCCGTGGCGAAGTCGACGACATCGACCACCTCGGCAACCGCCGCGTGCGCTGCGTTGGCGAACTGGCCGAGAACCAGTACCGCACCGGTCTCGCGCGTATCGAGAAGGCCGTGAAGGAACGTCTGGGCCAGGCGGAGCAAGAGCCGCTGATGCCGCACGACCTGATCAACAGCAAGCCGATCTCGGCGGCGCTGAAGGAATTCTTCGGCGCCTCGCAGCTGTCGCAGTTCATGGACCAGACCAACCCGCTGTCCGAGATCACGCACAAGCGCCGCGTCTCGGCCCTCGGCCCGGGCGGTCTGACCCGCGAGCGCGCCGGCTTCGAAGTGCGCGACGTGCACGTCACGCACTACGGCCGCGTGTGCCCGATCGAAACGCCTGAAGGCCCGAACATCGGTCTGATCAACTCGCTGGCGCTGTATGCCCGCCTCAACGAGTACGGCTTCATCGAGACGCCGTACCGCCGCGTGGTGGACAGCAAGGTCACGAACGAGATCGACTACCTGTCGGCCATCGAGGAAGGCAAGTACGTGATCGCGCAGGCCAACGCCGCGCTCGACAAGGAAGGCCGGCTGACTGGCGACCTGGTCTCGGCCCGTGAAACCGGCGAATCGATCCTGGTGAGCGCCGAGCGCGTCCAGTACATGGACGTGTCGCCCGCGCAGATCGTGTCGGTGGCAGCCTCGCTCGTTCCGTTCCTCGAGCACGACGATGCGAACCGCGCATTGATGGGCGCCAACATGCAGCGCCAGGCCGTGCCTGTGCTGCGTCCGGAAAAGCCGTTCGTCGGCACCGGCATCGAGCGCGTCTCCGCGGTCGACTCCGGCACCGTGGTGACCGCGACCCGCGGCGGTGTCGTCGACTATGTCGACGCGACCCGCATCGTGGTGCGCGTGAACGACGCCGAAGCGGCGGCCGGTGAAGTCGGCGTGGACATCTACAACCTGATCAAGTATCAGCGTTCGAACCAGAACACGAACATCCATCAGCGTCCGATCGTCAAGCGCGGCGACAAGATCGCCAAGGGCGACGTCATCGCCGATGGCGCTTCGACCGACCTGGGCGAACTCGCGCTCGGCCAGAACATGCTGATCGGCTTCATGCCGTGGAACGGCTACAACTTCGAGGACTCGATCCTGATCAGCGAGCGCGTCGTTGCCGAAGACCGCTATACCTCGATCCACATCGAGGAACTGGTGGTGATGGCCCGCGACACCAAGCTGGGCGCCGAGGAAATCACGCGCGACATCCCGAACCTGGCAGAGCAGCAGCTCAACCGCCTGGACGAATCCGGGATCATCTACGTCGGCGCCGAAGTGCAGCCGGGCGACACGCTGGTGGGCAAGGTCACGCCGAAGGGCGAGACCACGCTGACGCCGGAAGAGAAGCTGCTGCGAGCGATCTTCGGCGAGAAGGCTTCCGACGTGAAGGACACCTCGCTGCGCGTGGATCAGGGCTCGCAAGGCACCGTGATCGACGTGCAGGTGTTCACGCGCGAAGGCATCACGCGCGACAAGCGCGCCCAGCAGATCATCGACGATGAACTGAAGCGCTTCCGCCTCGACCTGAACGACCAGCTTCGCATCGTCGAGGCCGACGCGTTCGACCGGATCGAGAAGCTGCTCACGGGCCGGGTCGCCAACGGCGGTCCGAACAAGCTCGCCAAGGGCACCAAGCTCGACAAGGCCTACCTCTCGTCGATCGAGAAGTTCCACTGGTTCGACATCCGCCCGGCGGAAGACGATGTGGCCGCGCAGCTCGAGTCGATCAAGAACTCGCTGGAGCAGACGCGCCACAGCTTCGACCTCGCGTTCGAAGAAAAGCGCAAGAAGCTCACGCAGGGCGACGAACTGCCCGCGGGCGTGCTCAAGATGGTCAAGGTGTACCTGGCCGTCAAGCGCCGCCTGCAGCCCGGCGACAAGATGGCCGGCCGTCACGGCAACAAGGGCGTGGTGTCGAAGATCGTTCCGGTCGAGGACATGCCGCACATGGCCGACGGCACGCCGTGCGACATCTGCCTGAACCCGCTGGGCGTGCCTTCGCGGATGAACGTGGGCCAGGTGCTCGAAGTGCATCTGGGCTGGGCCGCCAAGGGCGTGGGCCAGCGCATCGGCGACCTGCTGCAGGCGGAGGCCAAGGTGGCCGAGCTGCGCAAGTTCTTCGAAGACCTGTACAACGGGTCGGGCCGCAAGGAAGAGCTGAACGCGCTCTCCGACGCCGACGTCATCGAAATGGCGCAGAACCTGTCGCAGGGCGTGCCTTTCGCGACGCCGGTGTTCGACGGTGCCTCGGAAGAGGAGATCCGCGGCATGTTGAAGCTTGCCTACCCGGACGACATCGCCAAGCTCAAGGGCCTGAGCGAGAGCCGCACCCAGGCGTACCTGTACGACGGCCGCACCGGCGAGCGCTTCGAGCGTCCGGTCACCGTCGGCTACATGCACTTCCTGAAGCTGCACCACCTGGTGGACGACAAGATGCACGCCCGCTCGACCGGCCCGTACTCGCTGGTCACGCAGCAGCCGCTCGGCGGCAAGGCGCAGTTCGGCGGCCAGCGTTTCGGGGAAATGGAAGTGTGGGCGCTCGAAGCCTACGGCGCTTCCTACGTCCTGCAGGAAATGCTGACCGTGAAGTCCGACGACGTGCAGGGCCGCACCAAGGTCTATGAAAGCATCGTCAAGGGCGAGCACTCGATCGAAGCCGGCATGCCGGAATCGTTCAACGTGCTGGTCAAGGAAATCCGTTCGCTGGGTCTCGACATCGAGCTCGAGCGTTCGTAA
- the rplL gene encoding 50S ribosomal protein L7/L12: MAFDKDAFLTALDSMTVLELNDLVKAIEEKFGVSAAAMAAPAAAGGAAAPAAEEKTEFNVVLLEAGSNKVGAIKAVREITGLGLKEAKDLVEAAPKAVKEGLPKADAEAAKKKLEEAGAKVELK, translated from the coding sequence ATGGCATTCGATAAAGACGCATTTCTGACCGCGCTCGACAGCATGACGGTCCTGGAACTCAACGACCTGGTGAAGGCCATCGAAGAGAAGTTCGGCGTGAGCGCCGCTGCAATGGCTGCTCCGGCTGCCGCCGGTGGCGCCGCCGCCCCTGCCGCTGAAGAAAAGACCGAGTTCAACGTCGTTCTGCTCGAAGCCGGCTCGAACAAGGTTGGCGCGATCAAGGCCGTGCGCGAAATCACCGGCCTGGGCCTCAAGGAAGCCAAGGACCTGGTGGAAGCCGCTCCGAAGGCCGTCAAGGAAGGCCTGCCGAAGGCCGACGCCGAAGCCGCCAAGAAGAAGCTGGAAGAAGCTGGCGCCAAGGTGGAACTGAAGTAA
- the secE gene encoding preprotein translocase subunit SecE — MASSQIETVSTSADKAKLATAAVLVVAAIAAFYLLARQGAVVQWGALLVGLAAAVGVFASSEGGRQLWAFGRDSWREVKKVVWPTRKEAIQMTAYVFAFVAIMSIFLWLTDKTLEWVFFDLILGWRK, encoded by the coding sequence ATGGCTTCTTCTCAAATCGAAACCGTAAGCACGAGTGCTGACAAGGCCAAGCTGGCGACGGCTGCCGTCCTGGTCGTGGCGGCCATTGCTGCGTTCTATCTGCTGGCCCGGCAGGGCGCGGTGGTGCAGTGGGGCGCCCTGCTGGTCGGCCTGGCCGCCGCCGTCGGGGTGTTTGCGAGTTCGGAGGGTGGCCGTCAGTTGTGGGCCTTCGGTCGCGACTCGTGGCGTGAAGTCAAGAAGGTGGTCTGGCCGACCCGCAAGGAGGCGATCCAGATGACGGCGTACGTGTTTGCCTTCGTGGCGATCATGTCGATCTTCCTTTGGCTCACCGACAAGACGCTCGAATGGGTGTTTTTTGATCTCATTCTGGGCTGGAGAAAGTAA
- the rplA gene encoding 50S ribosomal protein L1, whose translation MAKITKKQKALAGKVDSSKLYALTDALGIVKEAATAKFDESIDVAVQLGIDAKKSDQVVRGAVVMPNGTGKTKRVAVFAQGAKAEEAKAAGADIVGMDDLAAQVKAGDMPFDVVIAAPDAMRVVGTLGQILGPRGLMPNPKVGTVTPDVATAVKNAKAGQVQFRVDKAGIIHGTIGRRSFDNDKLQGNLAALIEALVKAKPASSKGVYLRKVAVSSTMGVGVRVDTQTIAQG comes from the coding sequence ATGGCCAAGATCACCAAGAAGCAAAAGGCGCTCGCAGGCAAGGTCGACAGCAGCAAGCTCTACGCGCTGACTGACGCGCTCGGCATCGTGAAGGAAGCCGCGACGGCGAAGTTCGACGAGTCGATCGACGTCGCGGTGCAGCTCGGCATCGACGCCAAGAAGTCCGACCAGGTGGTGCGTGGCGCCGTCGTGATGCCGAACGGCACCGGCAAGACCAAGCGCGTCGCCGTGTTCGCCCAGGGCGCCAAGGCCGAGGAAGCCAAGGCCGCCGGCGCCGACATCGTCGGCATGGACGATCTCGCCGCCCAGGTGAAGGCCGGCGACATGCCCTTCGACGTCGTGATTGCCGCGCCTGACGCGATGCGCGTCGTCGGTACGCTGGGTCAGATCCTGGGTCCGCGCGGCCTCATGCCGAACCCCAAGGTCGGCACCGTGACGCCCGACGTCGCGACGGCCGTCAAGAACGCCAAGGCCGGCCAGGTCCAGTTCCGCGTCGACAAGGCCGGGATCATCCATGGCACGATCGGCCGCCGTTCGTTCGACAACGACAAGCTGCAGGGCAACCTGGCTGCGCTGATCGAAGCCCTGGTCAAGGCCAAGCCGGCCTCGAGCAAGGGCGTCTACCTGCGCAAGGTGGCAGTGTCTTCGACGATGGGTGTGGGTGTCCGCGTGGACACGCAGACCATCGCCCAGGGCTGA